One window from the genome of Pseudonocardia hierapolitana encodes:
- a CDS encoding transposase has protein sequence MDARHELTDSSTAQTNRLRALLLGGDDRDRDFARGTLTDTRLAALARHRPARDASREQVVRQAEIRRLALALRESHRALRANSRELQRIVDDLAPGLTDRRGIGPITAAQAIISFSHPGRCRNEGAFAALAGASPLEASSGHTKRHRLNRGGDRALNSALHTIAMVRMRSCPTTKAYLARRTAEGKTTREIRRCLKRYIARELYRFLTATITTTSSNASSAA, from the coding sequence ATGGACGCCCGCCACGAGCTCACCGACAGCTCGACCGCTCAGACCAACCGGCTACGCGCACTGCTGCTGGGCGGCGACGACCGCGACCGTGACTTCGCCCGTGGCACGCTCACCGACACCAGGCTCGCTGCGCTGGCCCGCCACCGTCCGGCCCGCGATGCCAGCCGCGAGCAGGTCGTGCGCCAGGCCGAGATCCGGCGCCTCGCTCTCGCACTGCGAGAGTCTCACCGCGCACTACGGGCCAACAGCCGCGAACTCCAGCGCATCGTGGACGACCTCGCTCCCGGGCTGACCGACCGCCGCGGCATCGGCCCGATCACCGCCGCCCAAGCGATCATCAGCTTCTCCCACCCCGGGCGCTGCCGCAACGAGGGCGCCTTCGCCGCGCTCGCCGGCGCCAGCCCGCTCGAGGCCAGCAGCGGCCACACCAAGCGCCACCGGCTCAACCGCGGCGGTGACCGCGCCCTCAACAGCGCACTGCACACCATCGCGATGGTCCGCATGCGCAGCTGCCCCACGACCAAGGCCTACCTCGCCCGCCGCACCGCCGAAGGGAAGACCACCCGAGAGATCCGACGCTGCCTCAAGCGCTACATCGCGCGCGAGCTCTACCGCTTCCTCACCGCGACCATCACGACCACAAGCAGCAACGCGTCCTCAGCCGCTTGA
- a CDS encoding class I SAM-dependent methyltransferase, which produces MRVPPAQPRTFPDDSQVSAEELLGTAGVARREVDSAESERASRLWWDADADDYLAEHGRDIGEADFVWCPEGLREADARLLGDVAGMRVLEVGSGSAPCARWLATRGAHPVALDLSAGMLRHAADLGAATGLVVPLVQAGAERLPFADASFDAACSAFGAVPFVAEPERVMREVARVLRPGGRWVFAVNHPMRWMFSDDPGPDGLTVQQSYFDRTPYVEIDAGGHATYVEHHRTLGDRVRDLVAAGLVLDDLVEPEWPEDRETVWGQWSPLRGRLFPGTAIFVTHKP; this is translated from the coding sequence ATGCGGGTACCCCCTGCTCAACCGCGGACATTCCCCGATGATTCCCAGGTGAGCGCCGAAGAGTTGCTGGGGACGGCCGGGGTGGCCCGCCGGGAGGTCGACAGCGCCGAGTCCGAGCGCGCGAGCAGGCTGTGGTGGGACGCCGACGCCGACGACTACCTGGCAGAACACGGCCGCGACATCGGCGAGGCCGACTTCGTCTGGTGCCCGGAGGGCCTGCGCGAGGCCGACGCGCGGCTCCTCGGCGACGTCGCAGGCATGCGGGTGCTCGAGGTCGGCTCCGGCTCGGCGCCGTGCGCGCGCTGGCTCGCCACGCGGGGAGCGCACCCGGTGGCGCTGGACCTGTCCGCCGGGATGCTGCGCCACGCAGCCGACCTCGGCGCCGCCACCGGGCTGGTGGTCCCGCTCGTGCAGGCGGGCGCCGAACGCCTGCCGTTCGCCGACGCGTCCTTCGACGCCGCGTGCTCCGCGTTCGGCGCCGTGCCGTTCGTGGCCGAGCCGGAGCGCGTGATGCGGGAGGTCGCACGGGTGCTGCGGCCGGGCGGGCGTTGGGTGTTCGCCGTCAACCACCCCATGCGCTGGATGTTCTCCGACGACCCCGGCCCCGACGGCCTCACCGTCCAGCAGTCCTACTTCGACCGCACCCCCTACGTCGAGATCGACGCCGGCGGCCACGCCACCTACGTGGAGCACCACCGCACGCTGGGCGACCGCGTCCGCGACCTCGTGGCCGCCGGCCTGGTGCTCGACGACCTGGTGGAGCCGGAATGGCCGGAGGACCGGGAGACGGTGTGGGGCCAGTGGTCTCCCTTGCGAGGCCGTCTGTTCCCCGGCACGGCGATCTTCGTGACGCACAAGCCGTAG
- a CDS encoding ABC transporter ATP-binding protein — MALLELDGVAVHYGRIQALADVSVTVEAGEIVALIGANGAGKTTTMRAVSGLLPLSAGRVVFEGEDITRLRADLRVRRGICQAPEGRGVFPGLTVLENLDMGAYSRKDRRSPAYREDLDHVFELFPRLAERRNQPGGTLSGGEQQMVAIGRALMARPRVLLLDEPSMGLAPQIIQQIFRIISSINADRGTTVLLVEQNASQALALAHRAYVLETGRVVQHGTGRQLLDDPAVRNAYLGVV, encoded by the coding sequence ATGGCCTTGCTTGAGCTGGACGGCGTGGCCGTCCACTACGGGCGCATCCAGGCGCTCGCCGACGTCTCGGTCACGGTGGAGGCCGGTGAGATCGTGGCGCTGATCGGCGCCAACGGCGCCGGCAAGACCACGACGATGCGGGCGGTCTCCGGGCTGCTGCCGCTGAGCGCGGGCCGGGTGGTCTTCGAGGGCGAGGACATCACCCGGCTGCGGGCCGACCTGCGGGTCCGGCGCGGGATCTGCCAGGCGCCGGAGGGCCGCGGCGTGTTCCCCGGTCTCACGGTGCTGGAGAACCTCGACATGGGGGCCTACAGCCGCAAGGACCGGCGCTCGCCCGCCTACCGCGAGGACCTGGACCACGTGTTCGAGCTGTTCCCGCGCCTCGCGGAGCGGCGCAACCAGCCGGGCGGCACCCTGTCCGGCGGTGAGCAGCAGATGGTGGCCATCGGCCGCGCGCTGATGGCCCGGCCCCGCGTGCTGCTGCTGGACGAGCCGTCGATGGGGCTGGCGCCGCAGATCATCCAGCAGATCTTCCGGATCATCAGCAGCATCAACGCCGACCGGGGCACCACGGTGCTGCTGGTGGAGCAGAACGCGAGCCAGGCCCTCGCGCTGGCGCACCGGGCGTACGTGCTGGAGACGGGCCGGGTGGTGCAGCACGGCACCGGCCGTCAGCTGCTCGACGACCCTGCCGTGCGCAACGCCTACCTGGGCGTGGTCTGA
- a CDS encoding ABC transporter ATP-binding protein: MTPQERAAHEREVAAAAATDREIAVGVGDTLLELRDLTMRFGGLTALDAVSFSIQRGEILGLIGPNGAGKTTCFNAMTGVFRPTSGDVLLEGRSIARSHRYQITRLGIARTFQNIRLFGEMTALENVMVGTDARHRTSVPGAVFRFPRHYKEERAGVEKSMALLEFVGIADRAAEKARNLPYGYQRRLEIARALATEPKLLCLDEPAAGFNPAEKDELVALIRKIREDGYTVLVIEHDMRVVMGVTDRIIVLEFGRKIADGEPDAIREDPAVVAAYLGVPDDGLA; the protein is encoded by the coding sequence ATGACCCCGCAAGAGCGGGCGGCGCACGAGCGGGAGGTGGCCGCAGCCGCCGCGACGGATCGGGAGATCGCCGTCGGCGTCGGCGACACGCTGCTCGAGCTGCGCGATCTCACGATGCGCTTCGGTGGCCTGACGGCGCTCGACGCCGTGTCGTTCTCGATCCAGCGGGGCGAGATCCTCGGGCTGATCGGACCGAACGGCGCAGGCAAGACCACCTGCTTCAACGCCATGACCGGCGTCTTCCGCCCGACGTCGGGTGACGTGCTGCTGGAGGGGCGCTCGATCGCTCGCAGCCACCGCTACCAGATCACCCGGCTCGGCATCGCGCGGACGTTCCAGAACATCCGGCTGTTCGGTGAGATGACGGCGCTCGAGAACGTGATGGTGGGCACCGACGCCCGTCACAGGACGAGCGTGCCGGGGGCGGTCTTCCGCTTCCCGCGGCACTACAAGGAGGAGCGGGCAGGCGTCGAGAAGTCGATGGCACTGCTCGAGTTCGTCGGCATCGCCGACCGCGCCGCCGAGAAGGCGCGCAACCTGCCCTACGGCTACCAGCGGCGGCTGGAGATCGCCCGCGCGCTCGCGACCGAGCCGAAGCTGCTGTGCCTCGACGAGCCCGCCGCCGGGTTCAACCCCGCGGAGAAGGACGAGCTGGTCGCCCTGATCCGCAAGATCAGGGAGGACGGGTACACCGTCCTCGTCATCGAGCACGACATGCGCGTGGTCATGGGCGTCACCGACCGCATCATCGTCCTCGAGTTCGGACGCAAGATCGCCGACGGTGAGCCGGACGCGATCCGTGAGGATCCCGCCGTCGTGGCGGCGTACCTGGGGGTGCCCGACGATGGCCTTGCTTGA
- a CDS encoding hotdog fold thioesterase: MPIDPADLTLPDAPEQLPKLMGIELVTLSLDEVIGTMPVAGNRQPFGLLHGGANAVLAETLGSTLSALHALPDRFPVGLELTCTHHRSATDGLVTGVARPIHIGRSTSTTEIVIIDAEGRRTCTAKLTCLHRDTRPSGF; the protein is encoded by the coding sequence ATGCCCATCGACCCCGCCGACCTGACGCTTCCCGACGCCCCTGAGCAGCTCCCCAAGCTGATGGGCATCGAGCTGGTCACGCTGAGCCTCGACGAGGTGATCGGCACCATGCCGGTGGCGGGCAACCGGCAGCCGTTCGGGCTGCTGCACGGCGGCGCCAACGCCGTGCTGGCCGAGACGCTGGGCTCCACGCTCTCGGCGCTGCACGCCCTGCCCGACCGGTTCCCGGTCGGCCTGGAGCTCACGTGCACCCATCACCGCTCGGCGACCGATGGGCTCGTCACCGGGGTGGCCCGGCCGATCCACATCGGCCGCAGCACGTCCACCACCGAAATCGTGATCATCGACGCCGAGGGCAGGCGCACCTGCACGGCGAAGCTCACCTGCCTGCACCGGGACACCCGGCCGTCCGGGTTCTGA
- a CDS encoding DUF402 domain-containing protein — protein MLAASVPVHPPKTVTFDVPARVNTDTKGFERPVDEYRETSFGLYMSRAMVNRPTAHWVESWLLPDLGLCVTDWWWNPGHAREQDYYLDVCEIVRDGGRWVLTDHYLDIVVRTGRDAAVVDVDEFVAAVALGLLAPAAAESAMHTAYRAVDGLASHGHDLDAWLATFGITLTWKDRASGDSAGAPERPA, from the coding sequence ATGCTGGCAGCATCGGTACCCGTGCACCCGCCGAAGACCGTGACCTTCGACGTCCCGGCCCGCGTCAACACCGACACCAAGGGCTTCGAGCGCCCGGTGGACGAGTACCGCGAGACGTCCTTCGGCCTCTACATGAGCCGTGCGATGGTCAACCGGCCCACGGCGCACTGGGTGGAGTCGTGGCTCCTGCCCGACCTCGGGCTGTGCGTCACCGACTGGTGGTGGAACCCGGGCCACGCACGGGAGCAGGACTACTACCTCGACGTCTGCGAGATCGTCCGGGACGGCGGGCGCTGGGTGCTCACCGACCACTACCTGGACATCGTGGTGCGCACCGGACGCGACGCCGCCGTGGTGGACGTCGACGAGTTCGTGGCCGCGGTCGCACTGGGCCTGCTCGCCCCGGCCGCCGCCGAGTCGGCGATGCACACCGCGTACCGCGCGGTCGACGGGCTGGCGTCCCACGGCCACGACCTGGACGCATGGCTCGCCACGTTCGGCATCACGCTGACGTGGAAGGACCGTGCGAGCGGAGACTCGGCAGGCGCGCCGGAACGGCCCGCATGA
- a CDS encoding IS110 family transposase: protein MLAERVDAVVGVDTHRDTHDDTHDAEIALPTGAPIATCQVSNDSRGYAELLAWIGDHAPGSRVAVAIEGTRSYGIGLARAVSGAGVMVIECEQPNRKSRRGRGKSDAIDAHLAVLTALRLDADQLPSPRADGDREALRILMDAGS from the coding sequence ATGTTGGCAGAACGTGTCGACGCCGTCGTCGGTGTCGACACCCACCGTGACACCCACGACGACACCCACGACGCAGAAATCGCCCTCCCGACCGGAGCCCCGATCGCGACCTGCCAGGTCAGCAATGACTCCCGCGGCTACGCCGAGCTGCTGGCCTGGATCGGCGATCACGCTCCCGGGTCGCGGGTCGCCGTCGCGATCGAGGGCACCCGCAGCTACGGCATCGGACTAGCGCGCGCAGTCAGCGGTGCCGGTGTGATGGTGATCGAGTGCGAGCAGCCCAACCGCAAGTCCCGTCGCGGTCGGGGAAAGTCCGACGCGATCGACGCGCACCTGGCCGTGCTCACCGCGCTGCGGCTTGACGCCGACCAGCTCCCGAGCCCGCGCGCCGATGGTGACCGCGAAGCGCTCCGGATCCTGATGGACGCCGGATCCTGA
- the coaE gene encoding dephospho-CoA kinase: MLRVGLTGGIGSGKSTVARRLVARGAVLVDSDVLAREVVAPGTDGLAEVVAVFGEGVLDASGALDRPAMAAVVFGDPAARERLNAIVHPRVRDRSAELIAAAPADAVVVQDIPLLVENGMAPLFPLVVVVHADAEERVRRLVRRGLPEADARARIAAQSSDEARRAAADVRLDNSGDERDLAIAVDALWERRLVRFEANLRERRIVSAGAPRLVEPDPEWPATAERLRARVAAAAGERGRGVAHIGSTSIPGLPAKDVIDLQLGVASLADADAVRDALQDAGFPWHPHIGHDNPKPPGSPVWPKRFHGSADPGRSVNLHIREVGSPGWRYALLFRDWLRADATARAEYLAVKREAEARYGGDPDADRHVEAKEPWFDAVLQRADAWAATSAWVPSLD; the protein is encoded by the coding sequence GTGCTGCGCGTCGGACTCACCGGGGGGATCGGATCGGGCAAGTCGACCGTCGCGCGTCGGCTGGTCGCGCGCGGTGCGGTGCTCGTCGACTCCGACGTGCTGGCCCGAGAGGTCGTCGCCCCCGGTACCGACGGGCTCGCCGAGGTGGTCGCCGTGTTCGGCGAGGGCGTGCTGGACGCGTCCGGTGCGCTCGACCGGCCGGCCATGGCCGCCGTCGTGTTCGGCGACCCGGCCGCCCGCGAGCGGCTCAACGCGATCGTCCACCCGCGGGTCCGCGACCGGTCCGCCGAGCTCATCGCCGCGGCTCCCGCGGACGCGGTGGTCGTGCAGGACATCCCGCTGCTCGTCGAGAACGGGATGGCGCCGCTCTTCCCGCTGGTGGTCGTCGTGCACGCGGACGCGGAGGAGCGGGTGCGGCGGCTCGTCCGGCGCGGCTTGCCCGAGGCGGACGCCCGTGCGCGGATCGCCGCCCAGTCGAGCGACGAGGCCCGCCGGGCCGCGGCCGACGTCCGGCTGGACAACTCCGGCGACGAACGAGACCTCGCGATCGCCGTGGACGCGCTCTGGGAGCGGCGGCTCGTCCGGTTCGAGGCGAACCTGCGGGAGCGCCGGATCGTCTCGGCCGGTGCGCCGCGGCTCGTCGAGCCCGACCCGGAGTGGCCGGCCACGGCCGAGCGCCTGCGGGCCCGCGTCGCCGCAGCCGCGGGGGAGCGTGGCCGCGGTGTGGCGCACATCGGGTCCACCTCGATACCCGGGCTCCCCGCGAAGGACGTCATCGACCTGCAGCTCGGGGTCGCCTCGCTCGCCGACGCCGACGCGGTGCGCGACGCACTGCAGGACGCCGGTTTCCCGTGGCATCCGCACATCGGCCACGACAACCCCAAGCCGCCGGGCTCGCCGGTGTGGCCGAAGCGGTTCCACGGCAGCGCCGATCCGGGGCGGTCGGTGAACCTGCACATCCGCGAGGTGGGCTCGCCGGGATGGCGCTACGCGCTGCTCTTCCGCGACTGGTTGCGCGCCGACGCCACCGCCCGTGCGGAGTACCTCGCCGTCAAGCGGGAGGCGGAGGCCCGCTACGGCGGCGACCCCGACGCCGATCGGCACGTCGAGGCGAAGGAACCGTGGTTCGACGCTGTTCTGCAACGGGCTGACGCATGGGCCGCAACTTCCGCATGGGTCCCGTCGTTGGACTGA
- a CDS encoding RNA polymerase sigma factor: MTTSVSHGADLDDDVSDGTELVQRRGLSTPAELRADFGAHLEANYQRLVAQLYAITLNPGEAHDVVQDAYSRAWRSWVAIGRTPDPSAWIRRVAVRSTVRSWRGALARFGIGRPRAIGAGVDDRTRAILRSLARLSPAERRAVVLFHMAGATVEEIAAIEQASETLVHARLTRGRHVVTEGMADVLPDVLGDAAATGYAPGYGLDDSGGGASDDYGLDDADARDYEGGRR, encoded by the coding sequence GTGACGACGTCGGTCTCCCACGGTGCCGATCTCGACGACGACGTGTCGGACGGCACCGAGCTGGTGCAGCGGCGGGGTCTGAGCACGCCGGCCGAGCTGCGCGCGGATTTCGGGGCTCACCTCGAGGCCAACTACCAGCGTCTGGTCGCCCAGCTCTACGCGATCACGCTCAATCCGGGTGAGGCCCACGACGTCGTGCAGGACGCCTACTCGCGGGCGTGGCGCAGCTGGGTGGCGATCGGCCGAACGCCCGACCCGAGCGCGTGGATCCGCCGGGTCGCGGTCCGGTCCACCGTCCGCAGCTGGCGGGGAGCCCTGGCCCGCTTCGGCATCGGCCGCCCGCGGGCGATCGGTGCGGGCGTCGACGACCGCACGCGGGCCATCCTCAGGTCACTCGCCCGGCTGTCGCCTGCGGAGCGGCGCGCGGTGGTCCTGTTCCACATGGCCGGTGCCACCGTCGAGGAGATCGCGGCCATCGAGCAGGCCTCCGAGACACTCGTCCACGCCCGGCTGACGCGCGGCCGCCACGTCGTCACCGAGGGGATGGCCGACGTGCTCCCCGACGTGCTGGGTGATGCCGCCGCCACCGGCTACGCCCCTGGCTACGGACTCGACGACTCCGGCGGCGGGGCATCCGATGACTACGGGCTCGACGACGCCGACGCCCGCGACTACGAGGGAGGTCGTCGGTGA
- the rpsA gene encoding 30S ribosomal protein S1 codes for MSIDTTAAPTTPQVAVNDIGSEEDFLAAIDQTIKYFNDGDIVEGTIVKVDRDEVLLDIGYKTEGVIPSRELSIKHDVDPAEVVSVGEHVEALVLQKEDKEGRLILSKKRAQYERAWGTIEALKEADEPVEGTVIEVVKGGLILDIGLRGFLPASLVEMRRVRDLQPYVGRKIEAKIIELDKNRNNVVLSRRAWLEQTQSEVRSEFLNQLKQGQVRKGVVSSVVNFGAFVDLGGVDGLVHVSELSWKHIDHPSEVVEVGQEVTVEVLSVEMDRERVSLSLKATQEDPWRLYARTHAIGQIVPGKVTKLVPFGAFVRVEEGIEGLVHISELAERHVEIPEQVVQVGDDCMVKVIDIDLDRRRISLSLKQANEGMTVDTEFDPTRYGMAAEYDDQGNYIYPEGFDVETGEWKEGFEAQREAWEKEYAEAHARYEQHIAQIRKTAEAEAEAAADGGAANYSSGGEAAPAQTGGSLASDEQLAALREKLSGGA; via the coding sequence ATGTCCATCGACACCACCGCCGCCCCGACCACGCCGCAGGTCGCCGTCAACGACATCGGGTCGGAGGAGGACTTCCTCGCCGCCATCGACCAGACGATCAAGTACTTCAACGATGGCGACATCGTCGAGGGCACGATCGTGAAGGTCGACCGGGACGAGGTCCTGCTCGACATCGGCTACAAGACCGAGGGTGTCATCCCCTCTCGGGAACTCTCGATCAAGCACGACGTCGACCCCGCCGAGGTGGTGTCGGTCGGTGAGCACGTCGAGGCCCTCGTCCTCCAGAAGGAGGACAAGGAAGGCCGGCTCATCCTGTCCAAGAAGCGCGCCCAGTACGAGCGCGCCTGGGGCACGATCGAGGCCCTCAAGGAGGCCGACGAGCCGGTCGAGGGCACGGTCATCGAGGTCGTCAAGGGCGGCCTGATCCTCGACATCGGTCTCCGCGGCTTCCTCCCGGCCTCGCTGGTCGAGATGCGTCGCGTCCGCGACCTGCAGCCGTACGTCGGCCGCAAGATCGAGGCCAAGATCATCGAGCTGGACAAGAACCGCAACAACGTGGTCCTGTCGCGCCGCGCCTGGCTGGAGCAGACCCAGTCCGAGGTCCGCAGCGAGTTCCTCAACCAGCTCAAGCAGGGCCAGGTCCGCAAGGGCGTGGTCTCCTCGGTGGTCAACTTCGGTGCGTTCGTCGACCTGGGCGGGGTCGACGGCTTGGTGCACGTCTCCGAGCTGTCCTGGAAGCACATCGACCACCCCAGCGAGGTCGTCGAGGTGGGCCAGGAGGTCACCGTCGAGGTGCTCAGCGTGGAGATGGACCGCGAGCGCGTCTCGCTGTCGCTCAAGGCCACGCAGGAAGACCCGTGGCGGTTGTACGCCCGCACCCACGCGATCGGGCAGATCGTGCCGGGCAAGGTCACCAAGCTCGTCCCGTTCGGTGCGTTCGTGCGCGTCGAGGAGGGCATCGAGGGCCTGGTGCACATCTCGGAGCTGGCCGAGCGCCACGTCGAGATCCCGGAGCAGGTCGTGCAGGTCGGCGACGACTGCATGGTCAAGGTCATCGACATCGACCTCGACCGGCGCCGCATCTCGCTGTCGCTCAAGCAGGCCAACGAGGGCATGACGGTCGACACCGAGTTCGACCCCACCCGCTACGGCATGGCGGCGGAGTACGACGACCAGGGGAACTACATCTACCCCGAGGGCTTCGACGTCGAGACCGGCGAGTGGAAGGAAGGCTTCGAGGCCCAGCGCGAGGCCTGGGAGAAGGAGTACGCCGAGGCGCACGCCCGCTACGAGCAGCACATCGCGCAGATCCGCAAGACCGCCGAGGCGGAGGCCGAGGCCGCTGCCGACGGTGGGGCCGCCAACTACTCGTCCGGTGGTGAGGCGGCTCCGGCGCAGACCGGTGGCTCGCTCGCCAGCGACGAGCAGCTGGCCGCGCTGCGGGAGAAGCTGTCCGGCGGAGCCTGA
- a CDS encoding winged helix DNA-binding domain-containing protein: MKVTWRQVVRWRMRRQLLVEPADDALAVARRVCGLHAQVASCTELIAGIRSAAPPDLDTALWRDRSLVRTWAMRGTLHLLPADELDVWVGARTDYESRRRFPPSYEREHGVTGEQVHAITDAIGEVLGAQPLTRAELAAAISERLGDPALTAPLSTGWGAVFKPAASRGLLCSGPAADGAVTFVSPAAWLGRPVRPVDAPAANREVLLRFLAANGPATAADVARWWGEQPGPARRWIREHGDALTAVEIDGEAGFVVRAEDADELAAVPDAPAGDVVLLPGFDPWVIAPRSHREHAVPPDRMPEVSRTAGWISPVLVVGGAVAGVWEHERREGELSITVRPFGELPAAVRDGVQEHAARYATLLGAAGISVGWG, translated from the coding sequence GTGAAGGTCACGTGGCGGCAGGTCGTGCGGTGGCGGATGCGGCGGCAGCTCCTCGTCGAGCCCGCGGACGACGCGCTGGCCGTGGCCCGGCGGGTCTGCGGGCTGCACGCGCAGGTGGCGTCGTGCACCGAGCTGATCGCCGGCATCCGCAGCGCGGCCCCGCCCGACCTCGACACGGCGCTGTGGCGCGACCGCTCGCTCGTGCGCACCTGGGCCATGCGCGGCACCCTGCACCTGCTGCCCGCCGACGAGCTCGACGTCTGGGTGGGGGCGCGCACCGACTACGAGTCGCGGCGCCGCTTCCCGCCCTCGTACGAACGCGAGCACGGCGTCACCGGGGAGCAGGTGCACGCGATCACCGACGCCATCGGCGAGGTGCTCGGCGCGCAGCCGCTGACCAGGGCGGAGCTGGCCGCGGCGATCAGCGAGCGGCTGGGCGACCCGGCCCTCACGGCCCCGCTCTCCACCGGCTGGGGCGCGGTGTTCAAGCCGGCTGCCTCCCGAGGCCTGCTCTGCTCCGGCCCCGCCGCCGACGGGGCCGTCACGTTCGTCAGCCCGGCGGCCTGGCTCGGGCGGCCCGTCCGGCCGGTCGACGCCCCCGCGGCCAACCGCGAGGTGCTGCTGCGCTTCCTCGCCGCCAACGGGCCGGCCACGGCCGCGGACGTCGCCCGCTGGTGGGGCGAGCAGCCCGGCCCGGCCCGGCGCTGGATCCGCGAGCACGGCGACGCGCTCACCGCCGTCGAGATCGACGGCGAGGCGGGGTTCGTCGTCCGCGCCGAGGACGCCGACGAGCTCGCGGCCGTCCCCGATGCGCCGGCCGGGGACGTCGTGCTGCTGCCCGGCTTCGACCCCTGGGTGATCGCCCCGCGCTCGCACCGCGAGCACGCGGTGCCGCCGGACCGCATGCCCGAGGTGTCGCGCACCGCGGGTTGGATCTCCCCCGTCCTCGTCGTCGGCGGCGCCGTGGCCGGGGTGTGGGAGCACGAGCGGCGCGAGGGGGAGCTCTCGATCACCGTCCGCCCGTTCGGCGAGCTCCCCGCGGCGGTGCGCGACGGGGTGCAGGAGCACGCCGCGCGCTACGCCACCCTGCTCGGCGCCGCCGGCATCAGCGTCGGGTGGGGCTGA